In a single window of the Candidatus Cloacimonadaceae bacterium genome:
- the rpmI gene encoding 50S ribosomal protein L35 has translation MPKIKTNRSAAKRFKVTGSGKIVRHHAKSAHIKTKKSPKLKRHLRASAIVRKCDEGRIRRMLVL, from the coding sequence ATGCCTAAGATCAAGACAAACCGTTCCGCAGCAAAGCGGTTCAAGGTTACCGGCTCGGGCAAGATCGTGCGCCACCACGCCAAGAGCGCTCATATCAAAACCAAGAAATCCCCCAAGCTGAAACGCCACTTGCGTGCCAGCGCGATCGTCCGTAAATGCGATGAAGGTAGAATCCGTCGCATGCTTGTATTGTAA
- the rplT gene encoding 50S ribosomal protein L20 produces MPRSTNNPAAHRRRKKYLLAARGFFGRRGTIYRVARQTVERGLAFSFAHRKQKKRVFRRLWIVRINAACRINDMSYSRFINGLHKANIEINRKTLAHLAWHDSDAFAKLVEIAKGI; encoded by the coding sequence ATGCCAAGATCAACTAATAATCCAGCCGCACACCGCAGAAGAAAGAAATATTTGCTCGCAGCCAGAGGCTTCTTTGGCCGCAGAGGAACCATCTATCGCGTTGCCCGTCAGACTGTCGAACGCGGACTCGCCTTTTCCTTTGCTCACCGCAAACAGAAAAAGAGAGTTTTTCGCCGCCTGTGGATCGTCCGTATCAATGCCGCCTGCAGGATCAACGATATGTCCTACAGCAGGTTTATCAACGGCTTGCACAAAGCCAATATCGAGATTAACCGCAAAACCCTCGCCCATCTGGCATGGCACGATAGCGACGCCTTCGCCAAATTGGTGGAAATCGCCAAGGGAATCTGA
- the pheS gene encoding phenylalanine--tRNA ligase subunit alpha, which translates to MQSQLMELVARAKTDITACASPNDILNVRSQYLGKKSMLNGLFARLRELSAEERPAFGQLINDARVELEILIAERENQIKIQSWEKQSSALQMDITLPGIANERGGFHPLTIIRNRIDEVFLSMGFEIAEGLDIEDEFHNFDALNTPEDHPSRNLADTFYLDNGKLLRTQTSTVQIRVMESYPPPIRIISAGRCYRNDKPDPSHSPVFHQVEALVVDKGISMADLQDSLQAFANIMFGSKVRSRIRPHFFPFTEPSAEIDISCVSCQGTGCRICKHSGWLEMGGAGMVDPTVFTTVGIDPEIYSGFAFGLGIERIAMLKYNIPDMRILFENDIRMLRQFSGESS; encoded by the coding sequence GTGCAAAGCCAATTGATGGAATTGGTCGCGCGGGCAAAAACCGACATCACCGCCTGCGCAAGCCCAAATGATATACTCAATGTCCGGTCGCAGTATCTGGGTAAGAAAAGCATGCTCAATGGCCTTTTTGCCCGTCTGCGCGAGCTTTCTGCAGAAGAAAGACCCGCCTTTGGACAATTAATCAATGATGCCCGCGTTGAATTGGAAATACTGATCGCCGAGCGGGAAAATCAGATCAAAATCCAAAGCTGGGAAAAGCAAAGCTCCGCACTGCAGATGGATATCACTCTGCCGGGGATAGCAAATGAGCGGGGAGGATTCCATCCGCTCACGATCATCCGCAACCGCATCGACGAAGTCTTTCTCAGCATGGGTTTTGAAATCGCTGAGGGCTTGGATATCGAAGACGAATTCCACAATTTTGACGCGCTGAATACTCCAGAAGACCATCCTTCGCGGAATCTGGCGGATACTTTCTATCTGGACAACGGTAAGCTGCTGCGGACTCAAACCTCCACAGTGCAGATCCGGGTGATGGAAAGCTATCCTCCGCCGATCAGGATCATTTCCGCCGGTAGATGCTACCGCAACGACAAGCCTGATCCCTCGCACTCCCCCGTCTTTCATCAAGTGGAAGCGCTCGTGGTGGATAAAGGCATATCCATGGCGGATCTGCAGGACTCGCTACAGGCTTTTGCAAACATCATGTTTGGCAGCAAGGTGCGCTCCCGTATCAGACCCCATTTCTTTCCTTTCACTGAGCCCAGCGCAGAGATCGATATCAGTTGCGTGAGCTGTCAGGGAACAGGTTGCCGCATCTGCAAACACTCCGGCTGGCTTGAAATGGGTGGTGCCGGCATGGTCGATCCCACCGTGTTCACAACCGTGGGCATCGATCCTGAGATCTATTCCGGATTCGCTTTCGGACTCGGCATCGAACGCATCGCCATGCTCAAGTATAACATTCCGGACATGCGCATCCTGTTTGAAAACGACATCCGCATGCTGCGCCAATTCAGTGGTGAATCGTCATGA
- the pheT gene encoding phenylalanine--tRNA ligase subunit beta, with the protein MKISYRWLSQYIDLPESVDDLKRYLTFSGIEVEGIQTIPALPESVVSAKVVSAEKLEGSDHLIICKVDAGNGAEPYQVVCGAPNCQSGMIGILALPGTQLKDLLIKKTKLRGIESSGMLCSERELGISDNHAGIIELAEDTPIGISVNELYDFPDSIFELEITPNRSDLLGYFGIARDLSASMGKALKLPTLPDIPTEICETQGLKLILKEPELCPRYTARLIFNVTVCQSPLWLKSLLIKSGLRPINNIVDITNYVMLATGHPLHAFDYHTLAKMDETDPHPAIVVRKAFVNEPFAALDGKDYILEGDELVIADGEKASAIAGVVGGRVSAITDETTAIVLESAAFYPGSIRKTAFKHKISTDSSYRFERHLCDFTPPHAGAMATKLILELAGGEVINGLYDAYPKPWQPQYLALRPRRFEQIIGYKMPEEQILIYLEKLGLKFLQYGDFQAGLIPDPSTIYCFHGEEVKAGITQFSPRDECVHALYFSVPPYRVDLTREIDLIEELTRLDGYDKIPQKTPVSMIMDRHAYRIRKLIAAQFRDIGFFETVSYSFLDPEQLVQLGFDEEELKRDLIRLINPQSSNQSAMRISLIPQLLNTLNYNINHGERDLKLMEMAKLYIKKGDSHEEPFRLTALLTGKNASEHWNSKGENSGFYHVKGILESLFTALQLDDCQAHPAEKLAYLLPGESLDYYSGGIFCARMGRINPASTETFGIDTTTLKQDIWLIDADVENLIMLTRDLHHEFKSPPRYPAVVRDLSFLISNEVSWQDIQTAIKKVDPALIHGVGIFDEYRGKQVPEGFRSISIHLFMQDAEKTLTDERVDQLIVSTVKVLQDTWHIKMR; encoded by the coding sequence ATGAAGATATCCTACCGCTGGCTCAGCCAATACATCGATCTGCCGGAAAGCGTCGATGACCTGAAACGATATCTCACTTTCTCCGGCATCGAAGTCGAAGGCATTCAGACCATTCCCGCCCTGCCGGAAAGCGTCGTCTCGGCAAAGGTCGTCAGTGCTGAAAAACTCGAAGGCAGCGATCATCTGATTATCTGCAAGGTCGATGCCGGAAACGGTGCAGAGCCTTATCAGGTGGTTTGCGGCGCGCCCAATTGCCAAAGCGGCATGATCGGCATTCTCGCTCTACCCGGCACTCAACTCAAAGACCTTCTGATCAAGAAAACAAAACTACGCGGAATCGAATCCAGCGGTATGCTCTGTTCGGAAAGAGAATTGGGAATATCGGATAATCATGCCGGTATCATTGAGCTGGCGGAAGATACACCCATCGGCATATCGGTCAATGAGTTATATGATTTTCCGGATAGCATATTCGAGCTCGAGATCACTCCCAACCGCTCCGATCTGTTAGGTTATTTTGGCATTGCCAGAGATCTCTCGGCATCGATGGGCAAGGCTTTGAAGCTTCCCACCCTACCCGATATTCCCACAGAAATATGCGAAACTCAGGGATTGAAACTAATCCTCAAAGAACCTGAACTCTGTCCTCGTTATACCGCGCGTTTGATTTTCAATGTGACGGTCTGCCAATCGCCGCTGTGGTTGAAAAGCTTACTGATTAAATCAGGGCTCAGACCCATCAACAACATCGTCGATATCACCAATTATGTGATGCTCGCGACCGGGCATCCGCTGCACGCCTTTGATTATCATACACTTGCCAAGATGGATGAAACCGATCCCCACCCCGCCATCGTGGTGCGCAAAGCTTTTGTAAACGAACCTTTCGCCGCGCTTGATGGAAAGGACTATATCCTGGAAGGTGACGAACTTGTGATCGCGGATGGAGAGAAAGCTTCAGCCATCGCAGGTGTAGTCGGTGGTCGGGTATCCGCCATCACGGATGAGACGACGGCAATCGTTTTGGAATCCGCTGCTTTTTACCCCGGCTCGATCCGCAAGACGGCATTTAAGCACAAGATTTCCACGGACTCTTCCTATCGTTTTGAGCGTCATCTTTGTGATTTCACGCCTCCGCATGCCGGCGCTATGGCGACAAAGCTCATCCTCGAGCTTGCCGGCGGCGAAGTGATCAATGGGTTATACGACGCCTATCCCAAGCCCTGGCAGCCACAATATCTCGCACTACGCCCTCGCAGATTTGAACAGATTATCGGCTACAAAATGCCTGAGGAGCAGATCCTCATCTATCTGGAAAAGTTGGGCTTGAAGTTCCTGCAATATGGAGATTTCCAAGCTGGGCTGATTCCAGATCCAAGCACTATCTACTGTTTCCACGGCGAAGAGGTCAAAGCGGGAATCACGCAGTTTTCTCCCCGCGACGAATGCGTGCACGCTCTCTATTTCAGCGTTCCGCCCTACCGGGTGGATCTGACTCGGGAGATCGATCTGATCGAAGAACTGACAAGGCTGGACGGCTATGACAAGATTCCGCAAAAGACGCCGGTTTCAATGATCATGGATCGCCATGCCTACCGGATCAGAAAGCTGATCGCCGCTCAATTTCGCGATATTGGCTTTTTCGAGACCGTCAGCTACAGTTTCTTGGATCCGGAACAGCTTGTGCAGCTTGGCTTTGACGAAGAGGAGCTAAAACGGGATCTGATCAGATTGATCAATCCGCAAAGCAGCAATCAAAGTGCCATGCGCATCAGCCTGATCCCGCAACTGCTGAATACTCTGAACTATAACATCAATCACGGCGAGCGCGACCTGAAGCTCATGGAAATGGCAAAACTCTATATCAAAAAGGGCGATTCCCACGAAGAACCCTTCCGGCTGACCGCTCTGCTCACCGGGAAAAACGCTTCCGAACACTGGAATAGCAAAGGCGAAAACAGCGGATTCTATCATGTAAAAGGCATCCTTGAGTCGCTATTTACCGCTTTGCAGCTTGACGATTGCCAGGCTCATCCCGCGGAAAAACTCGCTTACCTGCTTCCGGGAGAAAGCCTTGACTATTATTCCGGTGGTATATTCTGCGCCCGCATGGGCAGAATCAATCCCGCCAGCACCGAGACATTTGGCATCGATACGACCACGCTCAAACAGGATATCTGGCTCATTGACGCAGATGTTGAAAACCTGATTATGCTCACTCGGGACTTGCACCACGAGTTTAAATCGCCGCCAAGGTATCCCGCGGTGGTCAGAGACCTTTCTTTTTTGATTTCAAACGAAGTTTCCTGGCAGGATATCCAAACCGCGATCAAAAAGGTGGATCCGGCTTTGATCCACGGCGTCGGCATATTTGACGAGTATCGCGGAAAGCAGGTTCCCGAAGGGTTTCGCAGCATTTCAATCCATTTATTTATGCAAGACGCAGAAAAAACATTGACAGATGAGCGCGTAGATCAGCTTATTGTCTCAACGGTGAAAGTGCTCCAGGATACCTGGCACATTAAAATGAGGTAA
- the zapA gene encoding cell division protein ZapA, protein MKSVEVDIFGRRFRLRSLDPDETLQIASEIDKQLNELKDLYEQLDFTKLLLLLALQQQEKVLNLGRKNQELSADLERMNQMIGRIIGE, encoded by the coding sequence ATGAAATCGGTTGAAGTGGATATATTCGGACGCAGGTTTCGCCTACGCAGCCTCGATCCGGATGAAACATTGCAGATAGCATCAGAGATAGACAAGCAGCTCAACGAACTCAAAGACCTCTATGAGCAGCTCGATTTCACCAAGCTATTGCTGCTGCTGGCACTTCAACAACAAGAAAAAGTCCTGAACCTCGGTCGGAAAAACCAGGAACTCAGTGCCGACCTCGAACGCATGAACCAGATGATTGGAAGGATCATCGGTGAGTGA
- the rny gene encoding ribonuclease Y, whose protein sequence is MNIDLNTIIVAAIGAAGGFVLALIIYLIRRNNSFRLISQAKEIAEEIKTSAKKETEAARKSAILEAKDDWFKQKRTLEEEIKERQRELRAQEKKYSERLGSLDKRLDSQDKKENYLSEQERKLKTKEDEIASRSQDAERIISDQRKKLSEIAGLSREAAIQIMREELIGQARQVAANDAKLTIEQLKLDTNKKAADILSTAIQRMAADYVSETTVSVVSLPSDEMKGRIIGREGRNIRTFEKASGVDLIIDDTPEAVVLSCFDPVRREIARLALGKLISDGRIHPGRIEEVISKTGKEMEETLVKIGEKAVLETNIHNISPNLIKILGRLNYRTSYGQNVLQHSIEAAWICGILAAELGLDQEIARRAGMLHDIGKAVDHEFDGTHAIIGANLARKNGEGKLIVNAIEAHHEEVEATSVYAVLVQASDAISGARPGARREMLETYMQRLAKLEEIANSVNGVNKSYAIQAGRELRIIVEPGTIEDSQTSLLATEIAAQIEKEVQYPGQIKVTVIRETRQVAMAK, encoded by the coding sequence ATGAACATCGATCTAAACACGATCATTGTAGCTGCAATCGGTGCCGCGGGGGGATTTGTCCTTGCACTGATCATTTACCTCATCCGCCGCAACAACTCTTTCCGCTTGATCTCACAGGCAAAAGAAATCGCCGAGGAGATCAAAACCTCAGCCAAAAAGGAAACCGAAGCCGCTCGCAAATCCGCCATCCTCGAAGCGAAAGACGATTGGTTCAAACAAAAACGCACCCTGGAAGAGGAGATCAAGGAACGCCAGAGAGAGCTGCGTGCCCAGGAAAAAAAATATAGCGAACGCCTCGGCAGCCTGGACAAGCGGCTGGACTCTCAGGACAAAAAGGAAAACTACCTCAGCGAACAGGAACGCAAGCTAAAAACCAAAGAAGATGAAATTGCAAGCAGGAGTCAGGACGCAGAGCGCATTATATCCGACCAGCGCAAAAAGCTTTCCGAGATCGCCGGTCTGAGCCGCGAAGCAGCGATTCAGATCATGCGTGAGGAGCTGATCGGTCAAGCTCGTCAGGTAGCCGCAAACGATGCCAAGCTCACTATCGAACAGCTCAAACTGGACACTAACAAAAAAGCCGCGGATATCCTCTCCACTGCCATCCAACGCATGGCGGCAGATTATGTTTCCGAGACCACGGTCTCCGTCGTATCCCTGCCTTCAGATGAAATGAAGGGTCGCATCATCGGTCGCGAAGGCAGAAACATCCGCACTTTCGAAAAAGCATCAGGCGTGGATCTGATCATCGACGACACTCCGGAAGCGGTGGTGCTATCCTGCTTCGATCCCGTACGTCGTGAAATCGCACGTCTTGCTTTGGGAAAGCTCATCTCCGATGGCAGAATCCACCCCGGCAGAATCGAGGAAGTCATCTCCAAAACCGGTAAGGAAATGGAGGAAACCCTCGTCAAGATCGGTGAAAAAGCAGTATTGGAAACCAATATCCACAACATCTCTCCAAATCTGATCAAGATTCTTGGACGGCTGAACTACCGAACCAGCTATGGTCAAAACGTTTTGCAGCACTCGATCGAAGCAGCTTGGATCTGTGGAATACTGGCAGCGGAACTGGGTCTCGATCAAGAGATCGCGCGCCGTGCCGGCATGCTTCATGACATCGGCAAAGCAGTCGATCACGAATTTGATGGAACCCATGCCATCATCGGCGCCAACCTTGCACGCAAGAATGGGGAAGGCAAGCTCATTGTAAACGCTATCGAAGCTCATCATGAAGAAGTGGAAGCCACCTCCGTCTATGCCGTTCTGGTACAAGCCTCGGACGCCATTTCCGGCGCCCGTCCCGGTGCACGCAGAGAAATGCTGGAAACCTATATGCAGCGCCTCGCCAAGCTCGAAGAGATCGCCAATTCCGTAAACGGCGTCAATAAATCCTATGCCATCCAAGCAGGAAGGGAGCTGCGCATCATCGTGGAACCGGGCACCATAGAAGATTCCCAGACCTCGCTGCTCGCCACAGAAATCGCCGCTCAGATCGAAAAAGAAGTTCAATACCCAGGTCAGATCAAGGTTACCGTCATTCGCGAAACACGTCAAGTCGCCATGGCAAAATAA
- a CDS encoding TIGR00282 family metallophosphoesterase, whose protein sequence is MRVLFFGDIFGKSGRKAFLDGIGALKEEFQPDFVIVNGENIADGKGLTEHTLKPLLGAGVDAISGGNHLWDRAESHEYIRATPRIVKPLNYPDATPGNSYHIINKADKSLGLICLTGQMFMPPSDSPFAAFDKWYAQNSLPCVLLDFHAESTAEKRALGWHVDGRISAVVGTHTHIQTADEEILPGGTAYITDVGMTGPHDSVIGIKKSIILEKFTTCVPIRYEVSDRGLQINAVYIEIDEESGKSLCIKRIRHHSEYQSQG, encoded by the coding sequence ATGCGCGTTCTCTTCTTTGGTGATATCTTCGGCAAATCCGGAAGAAAGGCGTTTCTGGATGGCATCGGCGCTTTGAAAGAAGAATTTCAACCGGATTTTGTCATCGTCAACGGAGAAAACATCGCCGACGGCAAAGGCTTGACGGAACATACTCTGAAACCCCTGCTTGGCGCCGGAGTCGATGCCATTAGCGGTGGAAACCATCTTTGGGATCGCGCGGAATCGCATGAATATATCCGGGCTACTCCGCGCATCGTCAAACCCTTGAACTATCCGGACGCCACGCCCGGGAACAGCTATCACATAATCAACAAGGCGGATAAGAGTTTGGGATTGATTTGTCTCACCGGACAGATGTTCATGCCTCCATCGGATTCTCCCTTCGCCGCTTTTGACAAGTGGTACGCTCAAAACTCTTTACCCTGCGTTCTTTTGGATTTTCATGCGGAATCTACTGCCGAAAAAAGAGCCCTGGGCTGGCACGTCGATGGCAGAATATCAGCAGTGGTGGGCACTCACACTCACATCCAAACCGCGGACGAAGAGATCCTCCCCGGTGGCACTGCCTACATTACGGACGTTGGCATGACCGGTCCGCACGATAGCGTCATCGGCATCAAAAAGTCTATTATCCTGGAAAAGTTCACGACCTGTGTCCCGATCCGCTATGAAGTTTCCGACCGCGGTTTGCAGATCAACGCCGTCTATATCGAGATCGATGAAGAAAGTGGCAAATCACTGTGCATAAAACGGATCCGCCATCACAGCGAATACCAGAGCCAGGGATGA
- a CDS encoding bifunctional 5,10-methylenetetrahydrofolate dehydrogenase/5,10-methenyltetrahydrofolate cyclohydrolase encodes MEKILSGKPIASAIKTHIKTLCHELDIHPAMLLIQVGTDPASDYYVQSIVKNGEKLGLEISLTKLHVSVSQSELLAIIEAANQDPSIDGIMLQKPLPKHIDDIAAGMAIAPGKDIDSLNPGNLGKILLETDSLLPNTPAAVYATLKYYQVPVQGKHVVIIGRSSIVGKPLANMLLWKNSNANATVTVCHSKSENLSGITQSADILIAAIGKANFVSADMIKKDAILIDVGINEVFDASGKQSYVGDIDYNSCFCKALAITPVPGGIGVITSALLMYNLLKTRLIKLNQNKSIDDFLRIIFSDK; translated from the coding sequence ATGGAAAAGATATTAAGCGGAAAACCGATCGCCAGCGCGATCAAAACCCATATCAAGACCCTCTGCCACGAGCTGGACATCCACCCCGCGATGCTATTGATCCAAGTGGGCACAGACCCCGCCTCGGATTACTATGTGCAAAGCATCGTCAAAAACGGTGAAAAGCTCGGCTTGGAAATCAGTTTGACAAAGCTGCACGTATCGGTTTCCCAGAGCGAACTGCTCGCCATCATCGAAGCTGCCAATCAGGATCCCTCCATTGACGGCATCATGCTGCAAAAGCCTCTGCCAAAGCACATTGACGACATTGCCGCCGGCATGGCGATCGCTCCGGGAAAAGACATCGACAGCCTGAATCCCGGCAATCTTGGCAAGATACTGCTTGAAACCGACAGCCTGCTGCCAAACACGCCCGCCGCGGTCTATGCCACGTTGAAGTATTACCAAGTTCCCGTTCAGGGGAAACATGTAGTGATCATCGGCAGAAGCAGCATAGTAGGCAAGCCTTTGGCAAACATGCTCTTGTGGAAAAACTCAAACGCCAACGCCACCGTCACCGTCTGCCATAGCAAAAGCGAAAACCTGTCCGGAATCACCCAAAGCGCGGACATCCTGATCGCCGCCATCGGCAAAGCCAATTTCGTTTCTGCGGATATGATAAAAAAAGATGCGATCCTCATTGACGTGGGTATCAACGAGGTTTTCGACGCTTCCGGCAAGCAATCATACGTGGGCGACATCGACTATAACTCCTGTTTCTGCAAGGCTTTGGCTATCACTCCCGTGCCCGGTGGCATCGGAGTGATCACTTCCGCATTATTGATGTATAATCTGCTGAAAACCAGATTGATCAAGCTGAATCAAAATAAAAGTATTGACGATTTTCTAAGGATCATTTTTAGTGATAAATAG